From a single Papaver somniferum cultivar HN1 unplaced genomic scaffold, ASM357369v1 unplaced-scaffold_133, whole genome shotgun sequence genomic region:
- the LOC113333638 gene encoding uncharacterized protein LOC113333638, producing the protein MVEDYLSSSNTNTTSLSVRILHELNLILKQHDKVISMYDIPPIVGTLDEDFEISILIQEDLSIPIFEEHLSFVNKLNEDQYRAYSTIMRSIERKESKVFFIYGPGGTGKTFLYRVILATVKKTDGIAIATTTSRIIATMLPGGRETHSRFHLPMTLTSTSICRTIKQSEKSKLRRHATVLIWDEATIVHRYSLEAFYRTMRDITYITKPFGGKILIMGVDFSQKNMRADGDASYSEFLIRVGDGDEPCIANEMINVPEEMVIPWVSDDLLSQLIDVTFPNLVENAGDTDYIVNKALITPLNEYVEKINDRVLGIFPGKEVIFYSFDYVDVDTHGLYQQEYLKTLLQGVYHHTF; encoded by the exons ATGGTCGAGGATTACTTGAGTTCAAGCAATACAAACACGACATCCTTATCAGTTCGTATTCTTCATGAGTTAAATTTGATACTTAAGCAGCACGACAAAGTAATATCCATGTATGATATTCCACCGATTGTAGGCACATTGGATGAAGACTTTGAGATTTCAATTTTGATTCAAGAAGATTTGTCGATTCCTATATTCGAGGAACACCTATCTTTTGTCAACAAGTTGAATGAAGACCAATATAGGGCCTACAGTACAATTATGAGATCAATTGAGCGAAAAGAAAGCAAGGTCTTCTTCATATATGGTCCGGGAGGTACTGGGAAGACATTTCTGTATCGTGTTATTTTGGCGACTGTCAAGAAAACTGATGGTATTGCAATAGCAACAACCACGTCGAGAATTATTGCTACTATGTTACCTGGTGGGAGGGAAACACACTCAAGGTTTCATCTTCCGATGACACTGACGTCAACTTCAATATGTCGTACGATAAAGCAATCAGAGAAATCTAAACTTCGGAGACATGCTACCGTCCTTATATGGGATGAAGCTACAATTGTGCATCGCTACTCTTTGGAAGCATTTTATCGGACGATGAGAGATATCACATACATTACTAAACCATTTGGTGGAAAGATTTTAATCATGGGAGTTGATTTCAGCCAG AAGAATATGCGTGCAGACGGGGATGCATCTTATTCAGAGTTTTTGATTCGTGTTGGTGATGGAGACGAACCTTGCATTGCTAATGAGATGATAAATGTTCCTGAAGAGATGGTCATACCATGGGTTAGTGACGATTTATTGTCTCAGCTTATAGATGTAACATTTCCAAACTTGGTGGAGAATGCCGGAGATACAGACTACATAGTCAACAAGGCACTGATCACACCATTGAACGAGTACGTCGAGAAGATTAATGACCGAGTACTTGGCATATTTCCTGGAAAAGAGGTTATATTCTACTCATTTGATTATGTGGACGTCGATACACACGGTCTTTACCAACAAGAATACTTGAAAACATTGCTCCAGGGGGTTTACCATCACACATTTTGA